In Glycine max cultivar Williams 82 chromosome 15, Glycine_max_v4.0, whole genome shotgun sequence, the DNA window tagaCACTTTTTAGTCTAGTTAATTACAAACAATTGATCGATGATAaacaataaactaaaatttagaGTTATCAATTCTAAAAGATGATAAGaacggaaaaaaaaattaatttaatgaataaCATTGAAGAATTTCTTTTTAATCAGAATCGGAGTACAAGATacaactcaataaaaaaaaacacagaacTCTCACAAGGCCTTTTCCTCACTCAGAACACTCACAATTTGAAAAACAGAATAAAAGATATTGAGAAGAGAGTCTAGTTTCCTATTTATAAAAACCTAAGATAACTCTGACAGCACATGCACATCACAATCGTGCTAAATTGGTCATAGTTGTGGTCCTTGCATACTTCAATTTCTATCCTCAAAGTCCAATTTTGTCATGCCACAAGCATGACTATATATGGTgacttatattaataaataaaacttataaataacAAGTTGAAAAAGAGGCACTTTGTGCctctatctttatttttaaaaaaaaaataaaaaataaaaaataattaaaaaaatagtgataatagtttttcaaaagaaatgaCAACAATCACGTCTTAatgatttatgaaaaatataaaaacagttatatatattaaaaagtaatttaaaaataaaaaatatgtaaaaaaatccaaatattgAAATGTTGATACATGCTGCACCATTACCGCACAAGTATTAAAACCTCGTGACATTTCAATAATCTCACTGGCCTAATGTAACATAGTAGTCACTTATATAGGAGACACCCAAcactgtattatttttttttcaagtcatAATATTTGGTATGATGAGTTAACTTACTTcctaacttttatttaaaaaaataggtttgataatataaaatagccTTATATGCATGCTAAAAGACTATATCAGACtttaaaaagatcaaattataCATAACAAAAgcttataataaatgaaaaaaataaagttcaaCCCCTACTTTTATAGAACAGGCTGAGcctatatttatataaagtcTGAcctgatatattttaatttttattactcagCAAGCTAAGTCAAGGACTGAGGTCCAATTTGTTTGCAGTGAAATGCACTTGAAAAGGAATTAcatgaatagtaaaaaaaaagaagaaggtagaattcatatttttacactattctaatttagaacTTTTATAGTGTTTCATCCcaattttctttcattcatttcattctattaaagaaattaattaagccAAAAAGCTACGTGTGAGATGAATTAAAGCATTCCATTTGGAAGTGAAACTCCTAcatattttacttatataaacAAAACAACTAAAGCATTCTAACATGTAATGTTGGTTGACTTACTCACATTCATACTCGGCAACGTTCTCACGTTCACGTTTTAACATTTTATCACACATTAATTTACACGGTACAAACTCTTCAAATATCAACtatgttaatttaaataattgttatttaattatcaatataatatgTTATGCAATATTCTTCATCTAagtaaatttaactaatttttatgaaattaaaaaaaaagttaattaatatcatttaattcttctaatgacatttaaaaataatattttttaaaattttcttttattgaaatttgatattaaaaataaaaaagaatcattggaattataatcaaaattaattaaaattttcttatattttagttcaattATTTTCGTTACATATaggttatattaattttttagtcatctaatttattatttaggtttaatttggTTCTCTAATTTCTTTTTGGGTTCAATTTagtcctctaatttttaaaattgatttaatattctattttttctttttaatatggtcctctaattttttaaattgattttttttaaaaaaaatgtacattttATGGTGATTTAAAATCATTTAGTGATGGTTTTGAATCGTTATAGAATatgatttcttataatttaaatcgaaggatcaaattaaatcgattaaaaaaattagagaatcaaattgaatctaaaaaattaaaagataaaatttaattaaaaaataaattaaaggacttaaaaaattaatttaatattacttttatatatatgtttaggggagtatgttatatatttgatttttttatgaattattggGTTGGTCCAAGGCCTACCAGACCAACCCGACTCAGGTCCAATTAGCATACTAAATAATTGCCTGGATTGGTCGGTTATTGTGTATTTATATGCTTCTCTGCTCATTATTtcctccatttttttaattgttagattttaaaaaaataattatttttatttatctattattcaGAAAgttcaaaatcatattaattattattttttatttattatacctTTATTTATCACATGGATCTATCgtagagtgaaaaaaaatggataaaataagaaattttacaaatattttattaaaatcaagaaaatttattacattttttttagtttctacataaaaatattaatcaacatataaaaagaaatggaGAAAATAATGCGTAATAATCAATTATGTAGTTTCGACCTATGCTTCTTGGTCTTTAGCTTGGTCCTTTTGTAACGTTGGGTATTTCTGGTACTTTTTATATGacataaaataatgatttgtttgctgataaaaagaaaaatatgacaaaTGATAATTTAGTTTGTGTAAAAAATCTGgttctaaaataatttagtttgtgtaaaaactaaaaattatggtTTTTAAAATCTGGTCATGTCATTATTTGGATCCCCGTCTCCCAGGAAAAATAGAGTCACCtaaaatattgttttgaaaatatattgttataCCGTGTTGAAGATAATCAGTAAAGCATTCTTTGGCTTTGGGGATCACCTACACTTTTCTACACCATTAATTGTTTGGCCGATAATCTGTAAAGCACTTTTCTACACTCTTTGCGGAAGTCTATAACCTAATTAACCCACTCACTTTATGTTTTAGGTAAAAATTAATCAGTGTTCTAaactattatataaaattttaaaaatataaatactttgattgaaagataaaaaattatattatctaaattttttttatattcttttaatatttatataataaatattttttttctttaattatttaaccgATCTCTTAAAAATACTTGTTACCAGATCCTATTTTCAATACCCTACACATGGGGTTTTTTCCCCATAGTTTTCAAGCATGCTATGAGTATGAACGGGTGAGATTCATTCTTGATgatcaaaatttttttttagttgaaacaaaataaagtaatttttcCACCTCTTGTATAAAGGATTTTAACACAGAAACATTGTGCATTCAGCAGTGATCAGAATTATCGTTCAATATCACATAACATGGCATCATTGGCATGCAACACGTTTATTGTTAACACGTTACGATCAGTTGTTACTTATGCGGAACTAGCTCAACCTGTTGCTCCTATTCTCGATGCTGGCTCACTCAAcatcagacaaaaaaaaatcttcttttttttatcactataCTATTATATGATATTAGTGTGGAGCTTTGTTAATCTTTAATGAACTTTTTCcttgaatcatatttttttatttatattgtttgaattccatatcttattttaaaaaaatcggaTTAATGACTTGTTGGTGGATTAAAAACTCTTTAAAATCCAATGTTCATCAGCATTGGTTAAAAagtaatgatttatttttttttataaaaagataataagtaTACGATACGAATGTATAAAGTCCTGTACATGAACTAGATTAATGTACATGGATTTTAAAGTCCTGTTAAGATTAATCCTTATTCTCACGAGTTTGGATTTACATTAATTTGATCGCTACCTTTTACATCTATGATTTAAATGTCTTATACTAGCTTTTCTTAAACAATTGAATTCAtttttgttcacaaagaacaaaaaatgattcgaagtttttaatttgaaaaaaaaatcgaagCATATATGAAATTCATTGTTGCCCATAATTTTACTTGAATAACActactttaattattataattttttatcaataaatattagtttttttttttaattttgttatcagTGGAGATTGAACTGATCCcaatcttttttttccttatacatcaaattgttaagaaattattttaatgatatattaGTCATgtttaaaagtaataataagTTATTATCAAGGTAAGCAATTATATTTGACCTGAACAAACATCCTATATGTTAATATACTCACAATTCACACAcaaaatagataaagaaaaatataattaaataaaaaaatgcagtcTCAATAAATAGGATTGTAGAAGAGACCCGAACAAATTATATACGTATCTCatgaaaaataacattttattaaattttgatccaattttattcatttcttaAACAATTCAGACTGATCGAAACAAATcacatattattttaatcttaaataaaaaaccaaTATGGAAGGCACCATATTTTAACGGATCGTTCACGAGTCTAATCCTAGCTAATACCGACATTATATGGCATAATGGGCCAAGAGGATCACCACGAatccaattaaaatattaaatcataGCTCTTAATGCTTAACCACAAAAATCTTATCTTGAATATATCCTTATGCAATTCCAAAGTTTAAAATATGtgcccccccccaaaaaaaggGGAATATCTGTGAGTACAAAAAATGTATATGTCGAGCGTCGATAAAAGTAtactttttctccttctttttttctaattgaactacattaataatttatacattttttttacaaaaaaagttcaattatctctttattttaggaagataatagtattttattattatttttaaatataaaaactaatttctttacgaaaaaaattatatactaataatataaaaagataatatataactattttaatttttcacttcataaaaattaaactatttttttgttctctcCCGCACATTTTTCTCTCCTTTATCACTTCTCACGCAGTCTCACTCAAATTTTCCAAACTCTTTCTTTCTCATGCATTCATCTTCTCACCTCTGACAACTGAACAAATATCTTATAAATTTGGTGCTTCTTCTGATACTAATTACTTAGTTTTTTTAACTTGTATATTGCAAAGAATAAAtgcttatttatatttataataaataattattttaaatacataaattatgttgtaattaaattttataataaataaatattcatgaatatatgaattatgtttcaaatttatggtaaataatttatgtagtgatatattattatttttaattttttttatcattttataaaaaaaataaattagaactaaaaatgttgaaaatgatagataaaaagtaatgaaaaattaaattgtttagttgatattaaaatatcatatgCATGTTAGGATAAGAacgtatttaaattttgaagataatatatatatatatatatataatttcctatatttaattataacttattAAACCGTTTAGTTGATATTAAAAGCACATGTCAATATCAGAGTATAAATGAAAGTGAATATGAAAAAGACCGAGAAGAGTAATAACCTAGGAAAACTaatgtttacatatatactCAGTGATTCTAAAACCATTGTTTTAAAGTACATGTTTGGATGTCAAGTTAGATTTCAACCTATAAACTGCAACCAGGTCtaacttaaattttatcatctaatttttattattttacaaattttattatctattttttttaaattttatcacctaaattttaaagttttacaCATTTTATCACGGTTGATATGttataaaaattcaaagaaaaaataaaatgacatttttttgttttttttttctcaaaacaacatcattaaatatgtaaaaaaaattaaaattttagattggaaaaatttataaatcGATGAAAGTTAGTTgacaaaatttgtaattaagtcGGCCAAATTCTAAACACGGatagttttcttttataaaaaaactcatgATATTTCTTTCCTTTGTAAACATCTTCAAATAGATTAATCTTCGAGTCCTAgataatgattaattaaaacattttataaactaattttattatttaaacttgatttttcaatcatttgagcgaaaattaattattgttgcTATACAGTTGGAACTATATTGTTGCTATACAGTTGGAACTATTTATGGTGTTTTAGGAAtcaaaatttagatattttctaaataaagaaaaatatattattctttatcttaaatgtgttatatttttttttataaaaaacaaaaaaaatattcaatttttatttctccAAAAGTGATCAATTTTATAAGATTGaatcaactttttaatttttctttttatctctcttttcattttccatATATGATTTGTTATCATTATATCTGTTTTGCTCTCTATCTTTCTTCTCCTCactcagaaaaaaaatagtcttatatatacatatttaatttttccttgaaTATAATACCACATTAccgtcattatttatttatattttcatttttattatgacGTGATATCACTTTCAATCTTTAGCATGTGTGGCGCCAGttacttttgaataaaataatcatgatGTTTGACAGTCTTTTTTTCATAGCTTTGTTTTGagagaataattaaatttaagaaaagtcATTTACAAAGGCGTGAAACACACCGTCACTCTCCTTATGGAGTTGGGAAAATATCTACAAGAGGTCACGTATACCATGtattattatatacaaataCGAATTGCAGGAGATCTTAATCCACTTTCTCTATAAAAAGGAGAGCACTTTCACACTAAGTTGTGCATTAAGCAGAATCATAATCTTTCATCACATGCATCATATGGCGCTTCTACTTGTCGCTCTCTTGGCTCTTGTTACTACATTACCATCGGTTACTGTTGGAGAAGTGCTTTCACCCATTCTCGACGTTGCTTCACTGAACCGAACCAGTTTTCCCAAGGGCTTCATTTTTGGGGCAGGATCCGCATCGTatcaggtatatatatatatatatatatatattttttttttttttttttttttttataaaatgcagTGTTGTTGAGCattgactaaaaaaaatatatgtttcgaAACCAAACACTATACTCCTAGTAACATCGATCAGCCCCTACCTTTGTGCGAATTTGCAACACGAATCAATGTCAAACTAGTTTAGTGTTCTATTTTGTCCAATACTCAGCTTTATGAGATATATTTCTGAATCCATGTATCATTAGCATTTCTCCACTTATATGTTGTTTTAAGCTCTGTTTTGGTTTGAGCTCCGGCAATCAATGTCCTTAGCATTTTTTAAATGTACAATCATATTCATATGCATATATCAACTAATTTCGTTGGGACCAGTGGACAGGAAATTAATCAAGGAGAAATATCAATGCATGCATGGCTCTTATGTTATGAGTTCTGATAATATTATGACAAGCCTTTAAATGTTATGACAAATCAAATTCATTAATGATTTTGTCGTGCTATAATGAAACGTGTATATACACAGTACGAAGGTGGGGCAAACGAAGGTGGCAAAGGACCAAGTATATGGGATACCTTCACCCACAAATATCCAGGTACGTATGCATATGTCAAATCAGGCCTTTTAATCAGTATAAACtgtataaaattaactttatataatataaaataatgataattaagattagattgtataaaattaattatgtttgttgttattaattgtGATAATAGTTAAAactattatcattaaaataaaaattaattttcattttatgagtaaaaataataaatattttaaaaaatattatttattagaaattagacatttaaaaaaattacaaagaaagaaaaacattccAACTCTTCGTTTAATAGACTTCTGGTTTCGTccggagtaaaaaaaaaaagaagaagaaaagcaaaACAATGTTCTTGTCTTTCTTTCCCCCTCAAATATTAATTACTCAcgttaagaaaattaaattatatgcatACACTTACGTAGGCTTACATTACGTCATAGCTTGTCTATTCCCCTCacgttaaaataaaaaaaataaaattgaatcgTTTAAACTTATATTTCATCATTTATTGTCTAGTCCTCTACTATGGAAACGTTACATAGAAACATATTTTAGGTATGCTTGGtttgaattttaagaaaattaaattaaaaataattaatattgataaaatgattattgactataaataatattataagtaaaatttagaaaacctaattttatttagataataaatCAGATATTCTAAAGTGCAAATataactataattttaaattttatattacatagatttataatcaattatcaactatatttaacaaaaaaacttTAAGATTTATGCataacaatgaaaaaataaaatagtaaaataaaatttaattatatttatagaaattaaaagaacgTTTAAACCTgtgttatatatgtatatatatatatatattgtatttatcagataattttcttctctttgataATACCCTTATTATTGTTTGCGAAAGTAAATTGATGAAATAATGGCACAACTTACCAAATAATTTAATACCAAtatgttttctgaaaaaaaaaatatgtattattttattaaatagagaagcagtacttttttttggtacaatgaggaaataataataataataataataataaaagaaaaaaaaaaaacagagaagcACCACTTTATCGTGACAGACCGACAGTGATGCTGCTTGTCCTCTTTTTAtccaaaacaaaagaacaaaattgAACCAACACACGCGAGGCCGCGCGGGACAGGCCAGCTCTATTTGGACTTTTAAGATCGGGTTAAAGTTGTGAATCATATATGCAGTGTTATGACTAAGAATAATACGTGTTAAtactatgcttttttttttttatattattaactaataataaattatagcaACATTATGTTGGTTTGATTGAAACTTGACTGGAATTCTTTAAATAAGgcctttaatttgaattttgtgataaaaaaatatggttaatttttttttactataaatattCATCAaagattttttagaaattaataatcaataaagtctttgttgttttgtgcttataatataaaaaatataataaattataatttattattttttataataattattctaaaaattatatcaatcatatttttcattatataatagtgtaaaatataaatcatatttttaattatataatagtgtaaaatataattatacatgTCTATCAAACATCATGATTAAAGGCAATCATAAATCAAAATAACGAAAGGATGAGGCTTAAAATAGCAAACACCGACAATATCACcgtttgtattttctttttttgacaaCGCCgttagtttgtttttttattaaaaaatatcaatcataTATGTATCATAAATTTAAGTTCAAATTCTTAAATAGGAaaacatcttttattttaatttttaaaaataatactctcttgataaaagaaaattttcaagattataataactatataattttttcttcagataattaaatattaaatataaagtaCCATCAAAAGGGTGAATTGtttgacataaaattattttaactttacttatgattttacctagtttACATAAGTTTACCTTTTATAAAAGATACGTATAGTCTCCTAAAAATTTGGATTTATTGAGTActttatattcaatttatttttcttattatctctctctttatttctcattataccaattactttttttcttttcccaaaGATAAAGCGTacatttactaatttttttattaacatgaaACCTGCAGATAAAATTGTGGATAGAAGCAATGGAGATGTCGCAAATGACCAATATCACCACTATAAGGTATCACCCAAAAATCCAGATGATGGTAGAGAATCGATCAAAGAACTAAGCATGAtccctttttaaaataattattaactaaGCAACATATTTAGTATCGACCATAAATCGTGATGGGATTTAATTGGCAGATGACATATACTGTAAGGTGCggtaaatgaaacgaaaatttaatatatacctGTAGacaattgtattaaaaaatatgacagTATTATCATAATCACTAGAATAGTATAATGTGATAgaaaacttattattttaaatatattgtatataactaaaaattaatattatattatatattgctaagaaatattttttttaatatgggtCGTGGACGGGTCACTTACCTGTTGAGGACTCgctaaattagaaaattaactACCAGCTCATTTAAATGAACTCAAAATAGCTTGATCAAAATTAAGGTAGCTTAAATTGACAACTctaatttttctcttctattcaatcattttttttctcacatatGTACAAAATAAAATGGTCTATTGTACATCTATGTCACAGGAAGATGTTGGGATCATGAAGTATATGAATTTGGATGCTTATAGATTCTCCATCTCTTGGTCAAGAATTCTTCCAAGTGAGTTGAATTTCAAGATCATAGGAATCTATCTTttgttctttcaaagaaaaaaggattgtatcttttatttaattttactttaagtGAATGTTTGgcattaattatttcatttttcttgtaaattATGCAGAAGGAAAGCTAAATGGGGGCATAAATCAAGAAGGAGTCAAATATTACAACAACCTCATCAACGAACTAATAGCTAACGGTCAAAATCCAAACTTcttttactatatatttttttttaattgaagtttGCATGTAACCTTTTCTTTGGGTAGTTGAAAATAATGGTAATTGACTAAGTTCAACATCACAGGCTTACAACCATTTGTGACCCTTTTTCATTGGGATCTTCCCCAAGCTTTGGAAGATGAATACGGCGGCTTCTTAAATCCACGCATTATGTGagttatacaaaatttaattttctatttgaatTATAGCTAACATTTTAGACAAAGACTTTTGAATGGTATATACAAATTAATCACCACATgtgttaaaaatgataattctttttcattttccttatttttcgtattagatttaaatataattaaaaagttgGACTCTTTTATAACATGTAGTGTCATAATCTATGATTAATTTTCAGAAATGATTTTCAAGACTACGCGGAACTTTGTTTTAAGGAATTTGGAGATAGGGTGAAGTATTGGGTTACTTTAAACCAACCATATACTTATAGTACGGGTGGCTATGCGAATGGGGTAAAAGCACCAGGTCGATGCTCTAAATGGTTGAATCCAAAATGCACTGCTGGTGATTCAGGGACAGAGCCTTATTTAGTTTCACATCACCAACTTCTTGCTCATGCAGCAGTTGTCCAAGTGTATAAGAGGAAGTATCAGGTTCATTATAATTTCaataagtttaaaattattttatgtattattgtTACCTAACATCCAAAATATTGTATGCAGGCATCTCAAAATGGTGTGATCGGCATAACCCTTGTGTCTCATTGGTTTGTGCCAATTTCAAATAACAAATTAGATCAAAATGCTGCTGAAAGAGCAATTGACTTCATGCTTGGATGGTAAGTACTTAGGTTTACAACAAAATGTAATctttctctataaaaaaaatacataggtTAGAGTCACTAATTAAGACAAATTAAATACCTATTATATGTATGTGTATGTATGAAAAActttaatgattatattttaaggcattatttatagttttttcccCACATGAATCACCATTCATTACTCAACTATCTTCTCAATATgtctaaattataaatttgttccATCTGTTTAGTCAATTAGTTAGATTTGGTtccttagtttttaaaattaatgtaaaatgtTTCCTTAATTCTATTGGATTGCAAGAAATGacattgacttttttttatagcgacacaataaaaaaaaagacacaattGCCACATATGACATCTCcattagaaatttaaatgaacggaaaaggcaaaaaaagcattaattttgaaaattaaggaATCGAATTCAACTTTTaatagtaaaaactaaattaaactaaTCATACAAATACATGAATCAAATTTGTAATTTAGTCTCCCAGTATCAATGACTTCATAcagattatattattaaaaaagctTGTCATTCTAATTCATAATTATAAGTCCAATTGACAAAAGCTTTTTTAAGtatgttttctctttttgcttttaaGGGTTATATCTACGATCAAGGTTGTTAAGCCTGCATTTGCTTTTATTGAATATCTTAGAGGACATTTCATTTTTATGCTATCTTTATTCATCTATTTTTCTTgacctaaaaaaaaatacttattttgtgtatttaatcaTGGGTTTTCCATgtcaatatcatttttttaccaCCATCTATATATTGAAATCTGGAATACAAGTTCAAAATTATTAGAGTATATGGTCTTCTAAAtagcatattatttttttatgatagctATAAGCGTGACTCCATGGTCACTTATCACCAAGAAACGATTTGCATGCACATAAAgtcaaaggaaaacaaaattgattctCAAGTTAGGTATTTTTATCTCTATTAATGGTTGCAGGTTTTTGGAGCCACTGACAACAGGAAACTATCCCCAAAGCATGCGTTCCTTAGTTGGTAAACGATTACCAAAGTTCTCTAAACAACAAACCAAGTCAATACTCGGTTCATTTGATTTTATTGGATTAAACTACTACACCTCTAACTATGCTATCCATGAACCTCAACTAAGGAATGCTAAACCCAATTACCTCACCGATTTTCAAGCGAAACTCACGAGTAAGAACACTTTAATTTATTAGCTCTCTAAATTGTGCAGTGTTGAATTCCGATAATAACATCTTTGTTTTGCGAGGGCAGCTCAGCGCAATGGAATTCCCATAGGTTCAAATGTACGTATGTAGCTATGTCAAACTATAGTTACATATCatta includes these proteins:
- the LOC100812431 gene encoding beta-glucosidase 12 isoform X1, with protein sequence MHHMALLLVALLALVTTLPSVTVGEVLSPILDVASLNRTSFPKGFIFGAGSASYQYEGGANEGGKGPSIWDTFTHKYPDKIVDRSNGDVANDQYHHYKEDVGIMKYMNLDAYRFSISWSRILPKGKLNGGINQEGVKYYNNLINELIANGLQPFVTLFHWDLPQALEDEYGGFLNPRIINDFQDYAELCFKEFGDRVKYWVTLNQPYTYSTGGYANGVKAPGRCSKWLNPKCTAGDSGTEPYLVSHHQLLAHAAVVQVYKRKYQASQNGVIGITLVSHWFVPISNNKLDQNAAERAIDFMLGWFLEPLTTGNYPQSMRSLVGKRLPKFSKQQTKSILGSFDFIGLNYYTSNYAIHEPQLRNAKPNYLTDFQAKLTTQRNGIPIGSNAASSWLYVYPKGIQELLLYVKKKYNNPLIYITENGIDEFNDPTLSIEEVLIDTYRIDYYYRHLFYLKSAIKDGANVKGYFVWSLLDNFEWANGYTVRFGMNFVDYKNGLKRYQKLSAKWFKNFLKKY
- the LOC100812431 gene encoding cyanogenic beta-glucosidase isoform X2, whose translation is MHHMALLLVALLALVTTLPSVTVGEVLSPILDVASLNRTSFPKGFIFGAGSASYQYEGGANEGGKGPSIWDTFTHKYPDKIVDRSNGDVANDQYHHYKEDVGIMKYMNLDAYRFSISWSRILPKGKLNGGINQEGVKYYNNLINELIANGLQPFVTLFHWDLPQALEDEYGGFLNPRIINDFQDYAELCFKEFGDRVKYWVTLNQPYTYSTGGYANGVKAPGRCSKWLNPKCTAGDSGTEPYLVSHHQLLAHAAVVQVYKRKYQASQNGVIGITLVSHWFVPISNNKLDQNAAERAIDFMLGWFLEPLTTGNYPQSMRSLVGKRLPKFSKQQTKSILGSFDFIGLNYYTSNYAIHEPQLRNAKPNYLTDFQAKLTTQRNGIPIGSNAASSWLYVYPKGIQELLLYVKKKYNNPLIYITENACWV